The Vulpes vulpes isolate BD-2025 chromosome 1, VulVul3, whole genome shotgun sequence genome contains the following window.
AGTTCATACAAAGAAGCTAGATTTGTTATTCTCCAAAAAGTGAAAGGACTTGCTGTAGaatatacagaaataatttaCTGCCTTTTCATGAATATAATTCAAGTTTTGCTGAAATTTCATATTCCATGAAGGCATCCAAAATTCCATTCCCTGGAACGGgcacttctttcttcttcctttgtccATTTATGTGGTAATTTTCATGAATTTCTGGTTGCTGTCTCAAAGGCTAAGACGTTATCTAGGACTTCATCCCTGTTTTGCTGGAATTATGCCTGAAAGATGGTCATCATCTCCTGAGCCTCCTCCACTTCAGTGCTGCCACTGCCATGGGATCTCATAGCTGCAGTTTCCTCACCCTTGGACGTTTTTCTCTCTTTGCAGGCTGTACTGTTCTATTTCAGCTTGAGCTGCTTTGACCTGCTTCAGCTTcagtttcttttgcatgtggaccTTGAACACTTTCTGGGCACCCCCTTCTCAGCCTACAGAAGCTTCTGTAAATCCTGTGACTGTCCATGGTGGTGAGGATACCTGAGGCTTGCTGGATCACCCCCTTGGATCACCTGGCCCAGCTGCCCAAGATACGTGCCTGTGCCAGTGCCTTGTGGTCCATCCtctttctatctttaatttttacagTAATCTTATGAGGTTAAACATACAGACTAGGAAACACACAGGCAATGTATAAATTTCTCAAggtcatttgtttctgtttggcTCATACCAAAccttatgtttttattgttttacccCACTCTGCCCTGATTGATAATAGGGAACCCCAGTACTGTAGCACCAAACTCTTACACTCATGCGAATAGACCAGTGATTCTTTCTGTAGCTTTGCCTTATAACCATTACTGCTTCTTGTCCCAGGGCCATTTCTGAACAGTAGAGATAACAATTACTCCACTGAACAAGCTGTTCCAAATCCTGTCATCAAATCCTATGTTCCTGTTCCAGATGGTAAGTTTTCTTGTGGTCACATTAAaacttttataagttttttttttttaacttttataagtTTTATTAACTCTTAGATATTATCATCTTTGGGaggaaaaatatacttttgtgAACACAGGGTTAATTAATGTTTAGTGTTTTGCAACTACTGTTATACTGAGAAAATCAGAAGTATAAGACTGTTGAGATTTATTTAGCCAAACAAGCAAGATACTTTATATCAGCTCAGACTCCATTGTTATTGGTTATATTTTTATCCACAGGCCATGTATTTAAATGCTAGATGGACAAACAATAGTAAAAGTTTTAATAGAATATGAATTAAACATATGAAGAGAACCTTAGTGACTATTGTTTTTTGACTAAAGTTTAAGTGATTAGAATCtgattaatataataataactaCCATTTACCCAGTATCTTTCATAGATCTGATATTATGCTTTACAAATGTTAGTCatgtaatcttcacaacaaccctggaAGATAGATGGTGTATtggcattttacagatgaaaaaactgggttagagaagttaagaaatttaTAAAGGTCACAGAATTTGTAATTTGAATATATCTGTCTCAAaccttttgcttttctcattatATGATCTAATTACTTGTGGTATTTGAATTTTGGCCATATAGAAAGTCAAAGAATTTTAAGATgttgaagagagaaaaatctaaagaGTGTGGTTATACCTGTGAGTTGTAGATAATTGTAGAAACTCTATTTAAATGTACTGAATtaccatattttttttgttttctttgttttcaggtAACACATAcacaataatttcttttattttaaaagaatgaatgtaaCTAATATTGCATTAAGAGTTGAAACCTGGCTTTTAGCTACGTGGCATGTTAAAGTACCTCTAATGTGGTTGGAAGCTTGTGTTAACTGGGTTCAAGAGGAAAACGATAATGTAAATTTAAGTCAggcacaaatgaataaacaagtattCGAGCAGTGGCTTCTGACTGATCTGAGAGATTTGGAACACCCTCTTTTACCTGATGGCATTTTGGAAGTTCCAAAAGGAGAACTGACTGGATTTTTTGCTCTTCAGATTAATTCATTGGTTGATGTCAGTCAGCCTGCATATTCCCAGATACAGAAGCTGAGAGGAAAGAACACAACGAATGACCTAATTACAGCTGAAACACAGGTCACCCCAAAACCTTGGGAAGCAAAGCCTTCACGCATGTTGATGCTACAGCTAACTGATGGAATTGTACAAATACAGGGAATGGAATATCAGTCTATTCCAGCTCTTCATAGTGATCTTCCCCCAGGTACAAAAATTTTGATTTATGGAAACATTTCTTTCCGCCTTGGCGTGCTCTTATTGAAACCAGAAAATGTGAAGCTGTTGGGAGGAGAAGTAGATGCTCTTTTAGAAGAATATGCCCAAGAAAAAGTACTTGCAAGATTAATTGGGGAACCTGATCCTATAGTTTCAGTTATACCAAATAATCCTAACCAAAGCATCCCAGGAATTACAGATGTTCTAGATCCTGCATTAGGACCTTCTGATGAAGAACTCTTGGCAAGTCTTGATGAAAATGAGCTTGCAGCAAATAATGATACCTCCTTAGACAGAAGATTTTTCAGTACAGATAGTTCTTCAAATATTATTCCCACAAGGCAGTCAAGCTTTGAACAACAACATATTATTTCtccaaaaccaaaagagaaacCACCAGATCCATCCATGTGTTTCACTGATGGGGAATTAGATGACTTTTCACTGGAGGAGGCCTTGCTTTTAGAAGAAACTGTCcagaaagaacaaatggaaactGAAGAATTGCAGCCACTGACTTTGAACAGAACCCCAGATGAAAGTATAGAGATAGTTTCACAAATGGAAACTGAAGAATTGCAGCCATTGACTTTGAACAGAACCCCAGATGAGAGTATAATAGAGAGAGTCTCACATAAACCTAATACTCTGGgtaatttttctttgacttgcaaaagcagaaataataatcggaacaaaaaaaatttatctgAACAAATGATTAATGAAGGCAAATCTTTTTGTAGTCCATCTGCTGGAGACCAAAACAGTGTTTTTTCAGTTCATAATAATGTACCCCATCCCCatgattttacaaataaagactcagagacagataataaaataaaacaaaccttcaGCAGTATAGATGGACattccttaaataataaaatatcaatatcaaatGGAGAGCTGGTAAATTATGTACCAAAAAGGAGTTCACACATTTCTAATGAAAATGATCACCATTTACAGACTTGTTCAAGACCATCAGAGTACAGCACTCCTCTTTCTAGTGCCATGGATTTATATTCTCCACcctttatctatttgtctattctaaTGGCCAGCAGACCAAAGAAAATTACAACAGTGAAGGTCAAAGCATTTATTGTAACCTTAACTGGAAATCTTTCAAGTTCTGGTGGCATTTGGAGTATAACAGCAAAGATTTCTGATGGTACTGCATATCTAGATGTAGACTTTGCAGATGAAATACTTACTAGTTTTATAGGGTTTTCAGTACCAGAAATGAAACAGTCAAAAAAGGACCCTCTTCAATACCAAAAGTTCCTGGATGGTTTGCAGAAGTGTCAGAGAGATTTAATAGATTTGTGCTGTCTAAtgactatttcatttaatccttcctTGTCTAAAGCAATGGTACTGGCATTGCAAGATGTTAAAACAGAACACCTTGAGAACCTAAAGAAACGACTGAATAAATGATTTACTAAAATTGTATTAGAAaacaattagaaacaaaaatacttaGAATTAAACTTGACCttttatgtttgaatttttttgtaaaagaggaaaaggaaatcataacttatttcagtttaattttgttttttattttttttttgtttaattttaaatgtttaatcgTGTTTGTGTATTtaggctttttaaataaatttttttatagtaACTGTTATAAGAAAGAATTTGGTGACCCATTGTTAGTgagaattttgttttccatttgtcaaTTCACATAAGATGATTGCTAAAATATTGTGTTGGTGTTTATTGATGGCTTATATGTTAGAAGTTGGCAATTATAAATAGGTAGTTGTACTTCTAATATGTTGAGTAcccaaagagatttttaaaaattactatacttaggaaaaaatgtaaatccaCTGGATCAGAATGTCAGGCATTCAGATACAAAAATGCTttgctggtttttattttgctgatagtaaatatttgtctGATATACTTAAGGCAAATATTATGTTAACTAGATAATATTTCAGAGATTATAttgaatgatttattttcaaggataatttatttcaaatggcATATCGAAAACTTGAATATATGATCcagtaaatactttttttagattaaaataagGTATTTGTCCATGTCTAAGGTATTATCCCATTTCTGAAGTAGCTCTATAAGTAAGCCTACGTTTAATTTTGTTAAGAGtcctggattcttttcttttttttaatggagactGTTTACCACTTTCACTTTGCTGttaaaaagatttgaaagatagttacttttattaatcttttgtctttagaaatttaaagcatcttcagtttttttttttttctaaagtaaccTCTATATCCAGGATGGGGCTTGAGCtttggaccctgagatcaggttCATTAGGGAGttaggaatttaagaaacaaaaacaaagttaaaattaagaatttagtGAATGAGTTTAATATCAGGTGAAATAATAGCTGAAGGAATAGTGAATTAGGTTTggtcagaaggaaaaaattcaaaatgatctATATAGAGAATCCAAAGGATGGAAAAGAATCAGGGAAGAGCACAGAGATGGGCTAACTTTAATGTAACTGTAGTCccgaaaggagaagaaagagaatatttggAGTTAATGCCtaagaaatatctaaaatttatgaaaatcgTCAGGCTACAGGTTTTGGAAGTCCCACAAACCTCAagcaaaatattcagaaaatcatACTTATGCAAATATTACCATTACTggaaactagaaaaggaaaaaggtctAGAGTAGTGAAAGAAATAAGgcatgttcttttttgtttttaaagattttattcacttattcacgaaagacacacagaaaga
Protein-coding sequences here:
- the RMI1 gene encoding recQ-mediated genome instability protein 1, which translates into the protein MNVTNIALRVETWLLATWHVKVPLMWLEACVNWVQEENDNVNLSQAQMNKQVFEQWLLTDLRDLEHPLLPDGILEVPKGELTGFFALQINSLVDVSQPAYSQIQKLRGKNTTNDLITAETQVTPKPWEAKPSRMLMLQLTDGIVQIQGMEYQSIPALHSDLPPGTKILIYGNISFRLGVLLLKPENVKLLGGEVDALLEEYAQEKVLARLIGEPDPIVSVIPNNPNQSIPGITDVLDPALGPSDEELLASLDENELAANNDTSLDRRFFSTDSSSNIIPTRQSSFEQQHIISPKPKEKPPDPSMCFTDGELDDFSLEEALLLEETVQKEQMETEELQPLTLNRTPDESIEIVSQMETEELQPLTLNRTPDESIIERVSHKPNTLGNFSLTCKSRNNNRNKKNLSEQMINEGKSFCSPSAGDQNSVFSVHNNVPHPHDFTNKDSETDNKIKQTFSSIDGHSLNNKISISNGELVNYVPKRSSHISNENDHHLQTCSRPSEYSTPLSSAMDLYSPPFIYLSILMASRPKKITTVKVKAFIVTLTGNLSSSGGIWSITAKISDGTAYLDVDFADEILTSFIGFSVPEMKQSKKDPLQYQKFLDGLQKCQRDLIDLCCLMTISFNPSLSKAMVLALQDVKTEHLENLKKRLNK